The following are encoded together in the Parambassis ranga chromosome 20, fParRan2.1, whole genome shotgun sequence genome:
- the LOC114452945 gene encoding C-C motif chemokine 21-like: MSTKIFSLILLSVCLCTASITRHGGGPVRPCCVKYTPRNVSSKVTGDTYKEQHAGLGCVHAIIFSSDDGQICANPNDKWVKELTANMKKI, encoded by the exons ATGTCCACGAAGATCTTCTCCCTCATCCtgctctctgtttgtctgtgcacgGCCTCCATCA CTCGCCACGGCGGTGGGCCAGTCAGACCGTGCTGTGTTAAATACACTCCACGCAATGTCAGCTCTAAGGTGACAGGGGATACATATAAAGAGCAACACGCTGGACTGGGATGTGTGCACGCTATAAT TTTTTCCTCAGACGATGGACAAATCTGTGCTAATCCCAATGACAAATGGGTCAAGGAAC tCACTGCCAATATGAAAAAGATATGA
- the LOC114452944 gene encoding A-agglutinin anchorage subunit-like isoform X1, protein MANCGTLLKSVLAAFVLVAVAKSGSAAEKLASCCTSVTRTEITEPILGYLVQRPNPPCVRAVIFQTETGLFCSQVTAPWVRQKIAAFKKTQASTPSVISASPVSLLSILTSTTSPSSASSSSFPSSVSPSSSQEASSSTSKMPTSQSS, encoded by the exons ATGGCAAACTGTGGAACCCTGTTGAAAAGTGTGCTGGCCGCCTTTGTCCTGGTGGCTGTGGCCAAGTCTGGATCAGCAG CAGAGAAGCTGGCTTCTTGCTGTACTTCCGTTACCAGGACGGAGATAACAGAACCGATCTTAGGATACTTGGTCCAGAGACCAAACCCTCCATGTGTCAGAGCAGTCAT CtttcagacagagacaggtctTTTCTGCAGTCAGGTGACGGCTCCCTGGGTTCGCCAGAAGATCGCTGCCTTCAA GAAAACTCAGGCCTCTACTCCATCTGTGATCTCCGCCTCTCCTGtatccctcctctccatcctaacGTCCACCACTTCCCCATcttcagcctcctcttcctcatttccCTCCTCCGTTTCACCCTCCTCTTCTCAGGAAGCCTCCTCTTCTACCTCCAAGATGCCAACTAGTCAATCAAGTTAA
- the LOC114452944 gene encoding uncharacterized protein LOC114452944 isoform X2, which translates to MANCGTLLKSVLAAFVLVAVAKSGSAEKLASCCTSVTRTEITEPILGYLVQRPNPPCVRAVIFQTETGLFCSQVTAPWVRQKIAAFKKTQASTPSVISASPVSLLSILTSTTSPSSASSSSFPSSVSPSSSQEASSSTSKMPTSQSS; encoded by the exons ATGGCAAACTGTGGAACCCTGTTGAAAAGTGTGCTGGCCGCCTTTGTCCTGGTGGCTGTGGCCAAGTCTGGATCAGCAG AGAAGCTGGCTTCTTGCTGTACTTCCGTTACCAGGACGGAGATAACAGAACCGATCTTAGGATACTTGGTCCAGAGACCAAACCCTCCATGTGTCAGAGCAGTCAT CtttcagacagagacaggtctTTTCTGCAGTCAGGTGACGGCTCCCTGGGTTCGCCAGAAGATCGCTGCCTTCAA GAAAACTCAGGCCTCTACTCCATCTGTGATCTCCGCCTCTCCTGtatccctcctctccatcctaacGTCCACCACTTCCCCATcttcagcctcctcttcctcatttccCTCCTCCGTTTCACCCTCCTCTTCTCAGGAAGCCTCCTCTTCTACCTCCAAGATGCCAACTAGTCAATCAAGTTAA